One Papaver somniferum cultivar HN1 chromosome 10, ASM357369v1, whole genome shotgun sequence genomic window carries:
- the LOC113315168 gene encoding serine/threonine-protein kinase D6PK-like: MADSGGGGGGNEDADSVIVSKSGPLRSSSLSSSLEDLLTFKTSLSSSTTTNTTNFTNTNSSSNFSISSYKTSDGCFFDSGGKKFDESEIEENANQNGGQQLFLDYQQESEKNSLISSSSFSIDDQRNNFCPSKPHKGNDLRWDAIQCVKSSSGVLGLSNFRLLKKLGCGDIGSVYLAELRGMGCLFAMKVMDKGLLEGRKKLLRAQTEKEILGLLDHPFLPTLYSHIETEKFSCLLMEFCSGGDLHTLRQRQPGKHFTELAARFYVSEVLLALQYLHMMGVVYRDLKPENVLVREDGHIMLTDFDLSLRCLVNPTLIKAGTESSRRISAYCIQPACIDPSCKLPVCVEPACLQPSCLTPRIFKSKSKKGKNKNEGTNMNHHNMDSLPVLIAEPTDARSMSFVGTHEYLAPEIIKGNGHGSAVDWWTFGIFLYELVHGRTPFRGSSNRETLFNVVSHPLKFPEGSNISFAAKDLIRGLLVKDPQHRLGYKRGATEIKQHPFFENVNWALIRSTHPPEIPKPVELSFVDQKIRSPTDTGAADSDSSSGPYLDFEFF; this comes from the exons ATGGccgatagtggtggtggtggtggtggtaatgaagATGCAGATTCAGTCATAGTAAGTAAAAGTGGTCCATTAAGATCATCAAGTTTGAGTTCTAGTTTAGAAGATCTTCTTACTTTTAAAACTAGTTTAAGCAGTTCTACTACTACTAACACTACTAATTTTACTAATACTAATTCTTCTAGTAATTTTAGTATCAGTAGTTATAAAACTAGTGATGGGTGTTTTTTTGATTCTGGGgggaagaaatttgatgaatctgAGATTGAAGAAAATGCTAATCAAAATGGGGGGCAGCAGTTGTTTTTAGATTACCAACAAGAAAGTGAAAAGAATAGTTTGATTTCTAGTAGTAGCTTCAGTATTGATGATCAGAGGAACAATTTTTGTCCTAGTAAGCCTCATAAAGGTAATGATTTGAGATGGGATGCAATACAATGTGTAAAATCTTCTTCTGGGGTTTTAGGGTTAAGTAATTTTAGGCTTTTGAAGAAACTTGGTTGTGGGGATATTGGTAGTGTTTATTTAGCAGAGTTAAGGGGTATGGGTTGTTTATTTGCTATGAAAGTTATGGATAAAGGGTTATTAGAAGGTAGGAAAAAGTTATTGAGAGCTCAAACTGAGAAGGAAATTTTAGGGTTGTTGGATCATCCATTTCTTCCTACTCTTTATTCACATATTGAGACGGAGAAATTCTCTTGTTTGCTTATGGAGTTTTGTAGTGGTGGGGATTTACATACGCTTCGGCAGAGACAGCCTGGGAAACATTTTACGGAGCTCGCCGCAAG GTTTTATGTTTCAGAAGTGCTTCTTGCTCTACAGTACCTACACATGATGGGTGTGGTGTACAGGGACTTAAAGCCTGAAAATGTTCTGGTGAGGGAGGATGGCCATATCATGCTTACGGATTTCGACTTATCATTGAGATGTCTCGTGAACCCAACCCTCATAAAGGCCGGTACAGAATCATCTAGAAGAATCTCTGCCTATTGTATACAGCCAGCCTGCATAGATCCATCATGCAAACTGCCAGTTTGTGTGGAACCAGCTTGTTTGCAACCCTCATGCTTAACGCCCCGAATCTTCAAGTCAAAATCAAAGAAAGGGAAGAATAAGAATGAAGGTACAAACATGAACCACCATAATATGGATTCTCTTCCTGTTCTTATTGCAGAACCAACCGATGCCAGATCAATGTCATTTGTGGGGACACATGAGTATTTAGCTCCTGAGATCATTAAAGGGAATGGTCATGGAAGTGCTGTAGATTGGTGGACATTCGGCATTTTCCTATATGAATTGGTTCACGGTAGAACACCATTCAGAGGGAGTAGTAACCGTGAAACATTGTTCAATGTTGTCAGTCATCCACTGAAATTCCCAGAAGGATCCAACATCAGTTTTGCTGCTAAAGATTTAATTAGGGGTTTGCTTGTGAAGGACCCGCAACATAGATTAGGATACAAAAGGGGTGCAACAGAGATCAAACAGCATCCTTTCTTCGAAAATGTTAACTGGGCTCTTATACGCAGTACTCATCCTCCAGAAATACCAAAACCAGTTGAACTGAGTTttgttgatcaaaaaattaggtcACCAACTGACACTGGAGCTGCTGATTCAGATAGTTCATCAGGTCCTTACCTAGATTTTGAGTTTTTCTAG